Proteins encoded in a region of the Phocoena phocoena chromosome X, mPhoPho1.1, whole genome shotgun sequence genome:
- the HAPSTR2 gene encoding HUWE1-associated protein modifying stress responses 2, which translates to MEEQPKEGEAEGEEHWFSKWERQCLAEAEQEEELHPDMQEEATPEAAGLKSEKQKLWHLFQNSATAVAQLYKDTGCQQPGLSLWDPFQSAAMAVTSLYKESGDAHQRSFDLGVQVGNHRRVKDVLEWVKKGRSTILREDLISFLCGKVPPATPPPRTPRTPPKPPAGAPSQAAATESGSSVDVDLQPFHEAIALHGLSGAMASISVQSGAPGSPPQGSGVAGDGHRRSSFLEDDSNPIDSEEVALHLDSGGTRKRTSAQCGDGDTDSPTHKRNRMI; encoded by the coding sequence ATGGAGGAGCAGCCGAAGGAGGGCGAGGCCGAGGGCGAGGAGCACTGGTTCTCTAAGTGGGAGCGCCAGTGCCTGGCCGAGGCTGAGCAGGAAGAGGAGTTGCACCCCGATATGCAGGAGGAGGCGACCCCTGAGGCGGCGGGGCTCAAGAGCGAGAAGCAGAAGCTGTGGCACCTCTTCCAGAACTCAGCTACCGCTGTGGCCCAGCTCTACAAGGATACGGGGTGCCAACAGCCAGGACTCTCCTTGTGGGACCCCTTCCAGAGTGCGGCCATGGCTGTGACCAGCCTCTACAAAGAGAGCGGGGATGCCCACCAACGAAGTTTTGACCTGGGCGTCCAGGTTGGCAACCATCGTCGCGTCAAAGATGTGCTGGAATGGGTGAAAAAGGGCCGGAGCACCATTCTTCGAGAAGATCTGATTAGCTTCCTGTGTGGCAAGGTGCCCCCCGCGACTCCGCCGCCGCGCACCCCGAGGACGCCCCCGAAGCCACCCGCCGGGGCCCCCAGCCAGGCCGCGGCCACCGAATCCGGCTCGTCGGTGGACGTCGACCTGCAGCCGTTCCACGAGGCCATCGCCCTGCACGGCCTCAGCGGTGCCATGGCCAGCATCAGCGTGCAATCTGGAGCGCCCGGCTCCCCGCCTCAAGGCAGCGGTGTGGCCGGCGACGGCCACCGAAGAAGTAGCTTCCTCGAGGACGACTCGAACCCCATCGACTCCGAAGAAGTGGCCCTCCACCTGGACAGTGGGGGGACCCGCAAGCGCACCTCGGCCCAGTGTGGTGATGGCGACACAGACTCCCCAACCCACAAGCGCAACCGAATGATCTAA